The genomic DNA GTGTGCACAGACATACTCACCTTGTTCAGATGATTAAAGGAGGGTGAGAGTTCTTCCATGTCCATTAGTGTAGCAAGTACAGGACATCTTTACATAATTGGCCTGATACCATCACTCAAGGCTGTCCCTTTGACTTCTCAGCTCACATGTAATGGGAAAgtttaaagcagaaagaaggaCAGTACAGACaacttgttttctctgcacaagCTGAGAGCAGTACAGAGGGAATTTTATTGTCTAAGTGTCAAAGGAAGCAGGAAGAAGTATCAACATAAGGGCCATGGGAAGTGCAGTAAAAActaaatctaaataaaaattctgtgttGGCTACGTAAGAACACAGAACTACACTGATTAATTACAAAAAGACACACATGATACTGTTcttaaagaaagaaactttCCATTTCTTGGTTCTGAGCTGTACCAGTGATAAAGATGTAAATGGTTTTGGAGCACCCTATCCGTGCTGGAGTAGAATACTGATGTGCATGGAAGGGGACCACTCTGGTCCCACTAGCACCATCTCAACCCTGACCTGGAGGGaaactctgctctgcagagattAAGGGGGGATTCAGTAGCCTTCTGGGCCTAAACTGAGTTGCTCTTGAGCAGAAAGGGCCAGGGCACCACTGAAGGAGAGTGGTTGTGATACAAGTAAACACCCGCTCAGAAGACACACAAAATACTAAATTCCCTAAGGAGTTCAGCTTGGCTGTAGAGGGGCCATCTCCACCTTGCTCTGGGAGAGCAAACATCAAGCCAAAATAGCACTTGCTTTGTTAAGCAAAATTATCAGGTCTAATGCAGGTCTAAATGTTGTCAGCACAACAGTGCAAGGCCACTGGAATGTGTGGTGCTATTTCAGCCAGACTTGCACACACAGTACACCTGGGACACCCCCTGCCTATACCTACTGTTTGATCATCAGCACCACTTGAAATACTTCACTCAGAAGAAGCAGGCAGCTAAAGCAACCACCTCAGGTGATTAGCCAGAGCCACTGGAGCAAGGTCAGGCTAGACTAATCCAGACTCTTGCCCTTTGGCAAACAGGAGCTTTCTTCTGTTCACTAGAGCAAACTCTGAAATTTTAAGGACAGTCAGGTTCCAGTCTATACAACACCACATATGAGCCTACCTTAAGGGGTAGGCACCTGATTAAGGCTTTCACCTGaaatacttaaaagaaaatacatcctGTTAAGCAGATTTGAAAGCAACAATATAGCTACTATGTGAACAGAAACTATGTTTCAACTACAGTTCTGGAGATAGATCCAAGGGTACTGTGTACTGACCCATACCCTGGCCCACAGGTAAAACagtatctgaaaaaaaccccactctaCTCCCACCTAAAACACTACCTAACACACCTCAAGTTCCTAAAGACTCTTTAGCTTCtaccagttaaaaaaaaaaaaaaaaaaaaggctgtgtgTCACAGACTGAAGGACACCCAACTCTGCTCTTTAATATACAAAGTTTGTATCAGAGTGATGCTGTAACAGAAAGTTTTGCTCACTAATGGATCTCCCCATTAAAAAAACGCAATTGTCTAGGTATCAAGGGACTTGTCTACATAAAAGTATAAAGAGGGGCTCTTCTTTCAAGGTTTGCATTACATTTAGAATAGTTTCACCAGTAATAGGGCAGCATTTGTTGAAGTCTTTCAGAGCTCACTTCAGCTTTACATACAATGCAGGCAGTGTCTATCCATTCCTAGTGTACAAACACGGTTCCTTTCCACAGAGTTCACAGGACTTGTACTGCAGAACAGACATCAGGTGAGACCTACCGAACAGTGAAATCTACATCACAGAACTACATGAACGACCCTATTAATATTTAACATTAAAGAATTAATAGGGCTTCTTCAGATCCATTTTCCTTGTTCTGCAGGCACTAAAAGAGTATGAATTATGTTGTCATTCCTTCTCTGTAGCTCTAAAgactgcagaaatgaaaaagactCTCATCACCACCCTTTTTATCTTTATAGTTAAAGGCAGACAGACGAGAAACCAGACCAAGTAGATGGGGGAGGAAAGAAGTCGAAGTGCTAAAGTTTCTCTTTCACTGAACCCTCAGGTTTCTTACAGCATAAAGCTAGACTGCATTAATCCTCTCTGTCATGGAAGGATGTGGTCTTGTTTGTTAGGAAGGAAGCAAAGCTTTGTATTGAACTGATTCATCCTGCTACAAAGATGGGGGGAGCAAGAAGGGGAGAACTCTGTGgtctttttccagtttcttgTACCATCTGGAGATACAGAAACAGTAAGGAGCAGGAATTCTATGACACAGAGAAACACAGTAGAGGGCTTGAAACTACTAACCCTAACAGAGGGCATTTGTCTGCTCCTTTATCCATCTTGAGAAGTTTATCAACGTTAGATACAAGCAAAGAATTAAACACTTCCTAATATATATAATTGTACAACTAAAGCTTGAAAGAGGATGTTCTTGTCTAGCTGCAGCTGAGGATTGAGAGACCTTGAACTCTACCTGTCATTCATATCTTAAACATCcatttcctttggttttctAAGCTATTGGCCTCAGTTACATCCTGCAGGAAAGCACTTAATTACAAAGTcaaacaaagcattttgttttaagcCATTCTGCCTTGATCATCTAACACTGCTCAACACCCCTGTTGCCCTGCTCTCAAGAAAGCATAATTAACTTGCAGTTGACCCCTCACTTGTCTAATCTGTTTTAAAGTCTTCCACCCACCCCCACATTTCCCCTTTCCATCTAAAAAAGCTCAAGTCTGTCCAGTTATTCAGTGTTCTCTGTATTAAACTAGTAATTACTCTCAAGAGGTCTCCAGTTGCTCTGAATTTACTAACCAATTGACAAAACAAAGTCATGGTGAAGATGCATTCTAagcattttttatatatatattttaaaaattctggatTTCATCCACTTTAATAAAACCTGACGTCAGTCTCCCCTTGCTGACTGCTGCTTGTATTTATCATATGATTCACAGTGGCATCTGAACTTTCAGTCCGCTGCATAGCAAACATTATGCAAAGGCAGTTTGTGGCTTTCAAGTAGCCCATATTATTTACAGGTAACTGTGGTGCCTTTACAGCTAACATCATCATTAGCATCCAGAGACAATATATGTTAATTTACAGCCATAGAAAAATGACCAGAGGACACATTCaatgggtgctgctgctgttaacCTAAATTGTTGCATGTAGCTGGAATATGAGGGAGTGGGCAGGTGTTGCCCTCCACTGTGGAAACTGGCATCCTCTTCTGGATTAACCTTCTCTTGGCTCAGCAGCAAGTTCTGCCACCTTCTTACAGATTTTCCTCCTGGTTGTACAAGACAGCAGAAAAGTACAGACTACAGAGGAAGATTGGAAGCACCGACTGCAGTGGTATGGATTCACCTTGCAAGTTACATCACAGTTGAGGATGTACAATTAGGAACCTGTAAGGCGTGAGTTAAATCGCTTGTGGGTGGTGCTTCGAGGATTAACTGCTTTAACTAGGCAGAAGAGCTGATTTGTTTGGGGTTAAGAACCCGTTCTCTGCCACCAAAATAGCTCTGCTTATTATGAGGATGTGGCACAGGAATACTGCAACGAAAAAACAAATAGAGATAAGCTCCACCATGTTTCtaacaaagaaagaaggaaaggataAGCCCGGTtctaacaaaattaaatatgttgTATTTCAGAAAGTGTAGCTCCTTCTCAGTGCTGTGATAAAACAAGACTGTTTCTCTCCAGCATACTCCCACTCCCAAACTCAGTTTTTGCATCCCCTAGACCCACGCATCCAAATCACTTTAAGACCATGCTGTTCTGGCTTCTGGAAATCCCACTGTTCCCATGCCTTAGGCCTCAAATAGAGAGGTCTGACAACACTCCAGATTTCTGACAAGCATTACACTACTTAATCAGTAGTACAACACTCCCCCAAAAGAAGCATAGGAAGTCAAGGCCAGAACTGGCAGAAAGGCCCAGCCTAGCTCTTTGGGGAAGGTTAGTGTAAGTGCTGTTACATACTGCAGCTGTCCAAAGAGCCAGATCTGACACTGGGGTGGGGAACTGCTTTCAGGAGGCTCCAGGGTGAGCTGtcaggaaagcagctgcagtttaCTCGAGCAGAGCTTCTCACTAACAGGTGTATGTAACCCTGGTACTAACactgcagagaggaaggagcaagagccttgtggaaaggagaaaatacttGTAAAACCCGATTACATCCTTCTTTAACTATTTACTCTTGAAACTTATTACTTCTTAACTCTTTACTCTTAAAACTCGTACCTCAGTGACTGAAGTGCCTGCCAGAAGCTTTCTGAGGAGCAGCCACTAGAAGTTAATAGAGAGAAGGCTGATGAAGGGATGATGTGAAGTTCAGGTTTTCCACCAGCCCCCATCTGCCCCATCTCCATTGCTGGAACAATGGAGGTCTCTATGCCTGTTTTCATGTAGCACTGCATATCCTGATGCACTCAACCACCAAAGGACCTACAGCAACATTCTACCACCATTCCACTGTCTACCCCCCCAGAGACAATGAAATGCATCGAAATAGGCAGGACTAAACATACAAGATGCGTTTTTTCTGGATGAGAAGACTTTGTATGGTCAATAAATCAGGCTGAGCAAATTCATACCTATCTCTCACAAGAGCAATGATAAACAAAGTGTTTATAATGACAAAACCAGGAGTTTTTGTACAAGATTCAGGGCTATCCCATTCCAGCATCACTTCTCCGTCAGCCCTGCAGACCTTGCAGGGGTTGAAGAGCTCTGTACAGACAGGGAAGAAGTACTGTTGACAAGATGTTTCATCTACTTGCTGTCAAGGCAAAGATAGCAAGTCCACTGACACCACTCACTTCATATTCTGTCTGAAGAAAACTCCCACTAAtgtacagaatttttttttccttttttttctttttttttttaaaaatacttaagtGAATAAAGATGGTCACCTCTCCCAGAAACAGGCAGGCGAATCCTCTGGGACCCATGGGATCCAGCTCTGGGACTGGCCCACTAGTAAGTACCTGGGAAAATCAGCACTCTCTTTTGCTCCCACTCCCCTGTCCCATTTGTCAGAATCACTGCAGGTGGATCCAGGTCCCAACTGTGGCCAGCAAGAAGTCCGTGGAGCCAGGCACACAAGGCACAGCTCTCTTCACACCCGGATCTGGTACCCATTGAGGTCTGGCATGGCTTTGGGATCAGCAGGCTTCTTCTCACCAGATGGCCTGTGAGCAAAGAGGGTAACAACTCTTCAGAAACTATTTTCAGTCAGGTGATGCTGCACATAAAGATGGCAGCACAGGAAAAGGTACACAGAGCTTCAGACTGATCCTGCACTACTGAGGACATGACTATTCTGCAGCCTCCAGTAATTCTCCCAATGATCTCAACAGAACAGAATGTGAGTTAGGAAGTAGGAGGTCCACTCTAGAACCCCAGGTTATTTATCAGGAAAACGATCTTGCTGACAGCAGAATACTTTTTGGAGTCTCTTTGAGGCACAGGTGAGACACCAGAGCTCAGACCCATGCATAAGGTTAAAAGTCAGCTACCAGCATCACCGTCTGTTTGagctgccttcctcctccctgccaaaaccagcaagcaaaaaacccagctgtcccctccacTCCCTAAGCAATGATAAACTCAGAATGGTACTGACTATAGAAGAATGCTACTGCAGGTCAAAGAAATACCCATTGTTCTAAAGAAACCCAGTAGGACATCAGAAGActccaaaaccaaacagcaaGCTGGAGTCTGAGTAAAAAGAGATGTTCTAGATAGgtctcctgcccagcagccacaCTCACCGTCGGTCCCCACGGCTGTTTCGCCGATGGGGGCTGGCCTGACCTCTTTGTGGGGAGGAGacatctttctttctgtccttgGTGGGAGATGGTGGTCCAGTTCCTTTCCCAAtctgccagaaaaataaaattaagagcTACATGAGCAGAAAATCAATATGAGTAataacaaaacccacaaaacccaagAATGATTTAttatatgggaaaaaaagacaaaaagacaaGGCAAGTGCATCAAAAAtgcaaaagccagaaaaaacaAGTTACAGTGACAGCTGTGTCTCCAAGGACTGTATACAGTCCAACCTAATCACATCTGCAGCACTGCATGAGGGGACCAGCTTGTATACAGTGAGTGGTAGTGAGTAAGAAACAGGCCCCAGCCTCCAAATCACTTTCTCCGATTTCTCcaattttttcttccaattcaGTACTCCACACAGCTAAGGACAGTTTCCTGTCACTCCATTCCCCTAGTACACCAGCAGCCAGGCAAGACAGTGGATGTGGCAGTGAGaggtttgcttttcttaatCTCCATCCTTGCTGCTTACCTTCAGCCTCATATCACGGGCATGTCTCTCAAGCTCTTTGCGGAAGTCTTCCCGGGTTAGCTTGTCCAGATCCAGGATGGAGCGCTTCCACTCAATCTGCTCCACACTGTGTGGGTCGTGGGACACACAGTGGCCCAGCTTCACCTTTTTCAGAGTGTGCCAGCAGCGGCGATACGCCTCCTCGAAGTCAAAGATGAGTTCGCTCAGTGTGCGGAAGACAGGTGCTTTGTACATCAGCTCCTCACGTCGGCTGATGCCCAGTGCCCCATAGCGGCCGCCAAAGTTCACCCCCAGCACGATGTGTCGGAAGTAGTTCCCTGAGAAGTGGGTTTTGAAGCTGATGGGGAAACGGTCCAGTGTGGTCATGTTGTTGGTGAGGTAACTGACAGCAGCCACTGTTCAGGAAATAATCGGTGATAACAGTTTCCTGACGAGACACATCCTACCTGCTCCAGACCTTCCCAGCCTGCTTAGCAGACTCTCCACTGATTCAGACATCACACAGACAGGATTTGTTCTCCAGGTCAAGAGCCCAGCTCATTGCAGGCTGCCCTACTTTCATCTGGGTTATGGGGAAAACAGACTTGGCCTCTTCAAGGAGACAGTCAACAAAGAGAAGCTAATTTTGATGCAGTTCTGTGATGCAGAACTTGCAATGCTAACACCTTAAGTGTACTGTATTCCATAGCTCTCAAACTGTTAACACTGCAGCATTGTTCCTTGGTTTGTTTTAACCTCTTTCACTAGAAACTGTTTCATACCTTCATGATAAAAACTCACCAACCTCCACTTTTGAACCATTCATTGACCATCTCTGCCCCTCCAGGTGCATGAAGAAACTATAGCCCAAGTACCACAAACTAAAGATAGCTAAGAAAGATGTGTACCTAAAGATAACACACATCTAGAACTAATAAAGGTATTGCCTAAGCTAGTAAGTAACATATACCATAATTAGAAGTTGGGGAGGATCCATAAGTTATTTTAATGCAGAACACATGCAGGCAGTAAGGGAACAATGCTATCCACAAAGGATTTCCTGACCTAACTCCAGCTAGTGTTTTGGCTCCTCTTTAGATGTTCTTTTATCTTTTACTATCTTATATGGCTGACTAGAGCAGCACCACCCTTCTTGGTGAAAGAGGAGCAACTCCAAAGGACTAGTTCTGATACTTTAGAGAATTGCTTGGATTTGGATTTCATTAGTAGGGTTTTGTGGGAgaactggggaggaaaaaaagagaaatatgggGCTTGGTGACAATATTATCACCACCCTCAAAGCGTCACAAGCAAGAGAGCAGAGGCAAAAACACAAGGATGGGCAGACATGCACAACTCCAAGAGGAAAGGATACATTCCCAGGATCACAGCTTCCAGGCATTTTATTGGCAGGGCCTCTTTGGTCATTTCTTTGGCCAGGTCCATCAGCCTGCAGAATGGGACAAGGGAAAGATGAGGACAGTTAGAGGGCTTGTGCTATGCAATGTGGCCAGTTCAGCCCTTTAGCACTATATTTGTAAGGTGGGTTTCCAGGAGAGAGGGTGGCCCACAGAGGATAgggaacaaaatgaaatatcttCTTTAAGAAGATATAAAATCCAAACCAGATTCTCTGCCATATGCTATTGTTGCTTCCAAGGAATTCACTTCAGTGGGTTGCAGCAAAACTGCTTACTGGCCAGCCTGGATTCTCAGGGAGACCACAGCACCAGAGTGTCCACAAGTAAAACCCTCAAAGGACCAAGAACCAGCAGCGCTTGCCACAGTAGGCTCAAGGACAATAAAGCTGCCTTCTCTGGCATTAATCTTAGTCTCTGTTCAGTGAGCACCATGGAGGAGACATTGGACTGATTACAAAACAAGGCATTTAGACTCACATAAATCTATGGACTAGACCAATAGTAAGAAGCCAGTCTAAGAAAATTCTCCATATGCTCTTCAAGAGAGTCAATGAACATCAGATGCTTATTGCCAGGAACTTCTGGGGCACAGCAGTTCCCAAAATCTGCAGTGAGAAGAATACCCTTTCTTGTTCAAAGTATGAGTCACCAAAAGCTTAGTGAGCTTAGATTTTGCAGAGGCACTCACAGGAGCTATGAAGTCAGACCTGTAAACATACTTGGCTTTCACAAAGCTTTTGTAGAGCAGGACCTAATTCCAGAATCCCTCAGAAGTTCATATAGTTATATTCCAATTAGGAGCGGGCAGAATATGCACATTTTTGCAATACATTATCTTTGGTTTACTGGATTCATGACAAAAAACCCACTAGTCTCTTTCTTGAGAAAGAccagacacagctctgcccagctaTGCTCCAGGCAACAGACAATAAAGTTACCCAAAGCAGGATGCAGCTGCAGTACTGAAAGCCCTGAGTGCCCCTAGATCTTGGGCAGGGGATGGAGAAAAGGCAGTGTGTATAGCAGGGCTTCAACAACAAAGGAAGGATTAAATGCTGTAGAGGCTGCCAGCACTTACCCAGTCAGAGGTCTGCTCTTCTTAATCTCAAAGAATTGTGTCCCAGTGTGATTGTACCTGGAAGCAAGAAGTTAAGGGCTTGGCAGCTTGGAAAGCAGAGTCTGAAGAAAACTTGTCTGAAGGACTTTCATGTTATTTACTATTTTCACAGCAAAGTCATGATCCCACAAATGTAGCTGCAACACAAGAAAATCCCTACCTCCCTTTCCTGTATTTCTCTGATTTATAATTCCTCCTTACTTCCACTATATTTCCTTGTCaattcttctcttcctcatccCCACACACGGGTTTCCACTCCAATTCCCAAAGGTTCATGCTGACAGCACATGCTCTGCTCAGTTTTCCAGTTACCAGGGCAGAATAGTTTGATAAATCTCTTCCTGCTCCAATCTGCACATAATACAGGGAGCAATGGAACATTCAAGGTACCTTATTCTAAGATTGACTGGGATCCAATCCAAAGCACAAACACCTAGATGGGTAAAAGATGCCAAAAGGTCAGCCTTCTTACCTTGAGTTAGAGCTGAAGCCAGCACTAGATCTGTATCCCATCAGTGTTTGCATAGCATACACCTGCTCTCCAGCACAACAGCAATGGAGAAATCTtattcccagagcacagccacacaggcagctctgcataTAGAGGGGCAGCATACCACAGATGCACAAAAGCAGGGTGGCTGAGTGTTGTTTCGACAGGGAAGAGTGATTGAGCAGGATGACCTGAGAAGGTCTGTCCATCACCACAACTCACCCACACCTTGACAATGAGGTGATGCAGTTTGTGTGCTGTCAGGATTTCAGATATGggtgtttttaatgaaataccAGGGTAAAGCCACTGACCAGAGTGGGTTGTGGGGAAAGGCCTTTGAAAACATGCCCATTTATTACATGCAGTGAACAGAACCAGGAGGTGACCTGGGcgaaaaaaagaaaaaaaaaacggagcagcaaaataaaacattatccCAAGTCCAGCTTCCTTTCAGGGAACAAGTTTCAGTTCTCCTCTAGCTACAACAGAGGgagcttttctgtttgtcacaGGTAAAAAAAGTCCTCTTGCTCTTTCTTCCTGCGTTATCACACCAGTAAAGTAACAGCAAAGGATACTGAAGCTCCCTGATGTAGCGCTGTACAGCTTCCAGGCGCTCAGGGATGGGGGTGGATGGCTGGAACACAGGCACACTTGGTATGGGAATCTGCAATGAGGAGCAGAACACAAATCACTACTTCCAAATCTCTTCAGCTTCTTGCTGAACTCAGTGAACAAAGCTATAGGGAGCATGTTCCTCAGAAACCAGACTGTTTTTGCTGCTACAAGTGACCACACCAGAAACATTCCTCTATTTCCATACCAGAAGCATTCCTCTGTTTCCACAATGGAAATTGGGAAGGGATTCAGAATGAGGCATCACCACAGAGCTGCAAGAGAAACCATGTGAGAAGGTTCTGCATTTATGCAATGTTACATTGGATGAAATAGATGGAATTAACTGACAAGGCAAGATATGAGAAAGGAAAGCTATCATCTGAGGGAGCATGGCCTCATTTGAGTATTGAAACTGAAAGgcatgaaacaaaaatttaaaaaagaggcaaaaatggACAATGAGTTTTCCAGTACCACCAGAGGGTGGAACAGTCGAGCAAGCAAGGGTAGTAAGGTCCTTCAGTGCTTCCTGGCATTTCAGATGAGTTGGCACTGCCTAGGACACAGGCTTGACAGCATGACTCCCTGCCCTGCAATGTCTGGTGTTTTGAATTACATGGTCGGAGAATGACTTCTGGATGTTCACTTTCAAATTGCTCGCCCATTCTGAGGCCTCAGCCTTATGGGTCCAGCCAGATTTTCCTCACCATTTTCACCATTTGCTCTACAGGGGATAACTGTAGTCTTATTAGCAGCTGAGAAAGTGTGtctaagaaaagagaaacagcccaatattttctctctgaaggATAGCTCATGCCATGCATGCACCTTGCTAATATCAGACTGCATATTTTCTCCgctgtttgtgttttaacaTTTCAGTTCCTCCACAGACTTTCCCCAGAGCTGGCCTATCCACAACCATAAGTGAGACAGAGCCAGTTCTTCTTTTGAGTCTTCCACTCTGCTGTGCACAACTGCCTCTGCTGGACATGGTTTTGTAGCCAGTGGTTCTGCTTAGTGCACCCTCCACATGTATTTCTGTGGCCACTCGTTTCCATATACCTCCTTCTTCTGTCCTGTGTCGGTACCAGTGACTGGTGAACCAGGTcaggcacctggagcagctgaaagcTGAGCCAGCAAGCGCGGGTAGTTTGCAGCCAGATCAGTTCCCAGTCCTGGCTTGCCACATGGTTGCATTTTGCTTGTGCTCCCCCGCGGTACAAGGAGCAGAGACTGTGTAACCTTGAGATGGGCTGGCGCTGCCTCTGGCATCCAGCAGAGGCTCCGGCTGCCTCACTCGCAGGGGGCAGCACAGGCACGGTGGGAGCAGATGTGAAACTGGGtttgttcagctgcagcaggagcagggaaggctcCGGAGAGTGGCACAGGAATGGAGCCATCTCTGGAAGTGCACAAGCTGAGTCAGTTTGGATGCTGCGAGCTGACACACTGAGTCATAGGAAATAATTTCCAAGCAGAAACAACGAAAGAGGTAACAATCAGGGCAGGCTGACTATTTaactttgtttcatttcttcagcaTGGACACTTTCATGCTTTTGAGTGGAGACAGACAGATTAGGCGCATGTTGACAGCACAGACCAATGATCCTGGGTAGTTCCTCCTCCCTTTACTAGTACAGACCCCCAGATCTCTTTCTCCTCAAAGGACTGTGCAACACTGAGGCAGCATAATGGCAATCAGTTCAGCAGGGGACTAGTTAATGTGGAAGAGCCTCCTGCACCTCAAGTAATTAAACTGATGAAAGTACACTGTGCTCTCTCTCAGATCTGGGCCTGCAGCCCAGACTGGGCCACAGTTTCTTTTTGCATCAGGTCTATAGCATTTTAATAGGGCAATAGAAGTACAAAGGGGAGGAATAAGGTCTCCATCCCTCAATTCCACACTGACAGGATGAGAGAGCCTAACACTTTTTTCTTCGCCAGCATCATCCATGGCACATCTCAAAAGAGCTATAAATATTAGATAGTTTTCACAGTCCTTCAGAAAGCAGAGAGGGATTTATTTATAACAGAAAAGATGGGAAATCAGATCTATTTTGACTTCCCTTTAGCTATTctgaaagctggagagggagcaAGGAAGAGAGCCCAGATTTCCCAAAGTATACAGCCTCTGCCAGGCTTAGTAGACCAAATGAACACACCCTTGATCCCTCATCACTTGTGTGGAGCAGCTGCATCACCCCACTCCTAGATTCATGCACCCTGGCAGGCTGTCTAAATGCATGGGATTGGGACTCTGCTTTTAGAAAGAGGATCCTGAGAACAACCAAGATTTTCTGTACTAAGTGGGCCATGCTGTGTGAGGAAAGGCAGATGGGAGCGAGGCACAGGCAAAGCTCCACCCTTGGTGGAATCACAGAGGTGCTCCTGGGGCCAGCCTAGTTTAGAGCAACAGTTTCTTTTATAGCACTTATGTGTATCCAGGCACCTCCCTACTCTTCCTTCTGCAAATAACACAGGAGCAATATCAGCCTTGGTTGAGAGCCTGactgaagaaaacagattattttctctgGCTCTCTCGGTCTGAATCCATTAGATGCAACTCTTCCTGCCTTTGCCCTCATAACCATCATCATTTAAAAGCCATAATTTCTTTATGAGCCAAGCACGCATCACTTTATACTTCCAGCATAGACCCATTTGATGGTTCCAGCAGCTTGAAGCAAGGCGATACCACACCCTGTTGCTGGAAAGAACACAACCACAGGAGAGTGGCACTCTCAAGCCTGCTCACTTGATGCACGCTCACCCCAAGTCTACTGGAAGGAAATGGAGACTAGAGATCTCTGAGCTCTCAGACCCCAGTGAGACACAGCCGCTGAAGCTGATCTGTAAATGTGTCTtatcacagcctcctccagtcATCATTTTATACTATTTCAGTTTATTGACAGCTTCTTTGAGAGTTATTTCCCCCAACACCCAATGCTGGCTACGATCCATGGCCAAAATTTTGGAGTAGTCAAGTCACCGTCCCATTCCCAACACCTAAAAAGGACTATTCACCCTCCAGCACATGGAGAGAAGctggcttttcaaaggagccAGCCTTGCAGAGTTCACTTACTGCCCTGATTCTCATCTGTTGCACCAGCCTTCAAAACTTATGGCACAGAGACAAGTGGTGATAAGCAGccctcaaagaaaaaatacatccCTATAGGGGAGAGGGAAACAGCTCATCCATTCTTGTGGTTTCCTGAATTCCCGTATCTTCCCAGCTGTATGCTGAGTGAGTTTGGTAATGGGATTTCAGAGTGCTGAATTCCCAgcagatgcaaaaaaaaaaaccctcagcaaCCCAAAATCCAAAAATCTTCAAAACAACACATTCCAGTGTTGCCTCTTATTGCAAGAGCTCAAACCACTTGTTTCCCCTAACTGTAACCCTCTTGGATGAAGACTATAAAGTGAGAACACTGGAAATTCTTCACATAAGGCCGAAACAAGGGACTGAACACTGtattttctcccctccctgtcaTTCACTGGAGTCTTGTTTGTCAGcttctttcttccatttccctCACCTTTTTTGGCCAAATCAGTCCTTATGGTTAAGAAATTA from Sylvia atricapilla isolate bSylAtr1 chromosome 6, bSylAtr1.pri, whole genome shotgun sequence includes the following:
- the VASH1 gene encoding tubulinyl-Tyr carboxypeptidase 1, whose protein sequence is MPMPGGDGAAAARQPPSGEAAAPRDEEQQEEEGDEDLRDGGVPFFVNRGGLPVDEPTWERMWRHVGRIHPEGDRVAQRIRGAADLPKIPIPSVPVFQPSTPIPERLEAVQRYIRELQYNHTGTQFFEIKKSRPLTGLMDLAKEMTKEALPIKCLEAVILGIYLTNNMTTLDRFPISFKTHFSGNYFRHIVLGVNFGGRYGALGISRREELMYKAPVFRTLSELIFDFEEAYRRCWHTLKKVKLGHCVSHDPHSVEQIEWKRSILDLDKLTREDFRKELERHARDMRLKIGKGTGPPSPTKDRKKDVSSPQRGQASPHRRNSRGDRRPSGEKKPADPKAMPDLNGYQIRV